Proteins found in one Deinococcus sp. YIM 134068 genomic segment:
- a CDS encoding carbohydrate ABC transporter permease: MTTDARPAPTRRVLRRSQREGLLGWLLVLPYVLGMLVFVTGPLVAVLGVSLTRWSLLDEPQWVGLRNYTRLAADPAFLKSAGVTALFTVGILVLNISMALGLASLLNARLRGIGLFRTIIFSPVVMPVVAWALVWKFLLQPEGPINTGLGRLGVEGANLLFNPSTALWTVVVIEVIKAVGLNAVIFLAALQGVPPELHEAARLDGATPAQAFRRITLPLISPTFFLVFIITLIGALKLFTPVYVLTGGGPADATTTLIVLMFKQGFQFFEFGSASAVAAVLFVLVLALTLAQWSLRRRLVFYED, translated from the coding sequence ATGACGACCGACGCCCGACCTGCCCCCACCCGGCGCGTTCTGCGGCGCAGCCAGCGCGAGGGACTGCTGGGGTGGCTCCTCGTCCTGCCCTACGTCCTGGGGATGCTCGTCTTCGTGACGGGGCCACTGGTCGCCGTGCTGGGTGTGTCCCTCACCCGCTGGTCGCTGCTGGACGAGCCGCAGTGGGTGGGCTTAAGGAACTACACGCGGCTGGCCGCCGACCCCGCATTCCTCAAGAGTGCGGGCGTCACGGCGCTCTTCACGGTCGGCATTCTCGTCCTCAACATCAGCATGGCGCTGGGCCTCGCCTCGCTGCTGAACGCGCGGCTGCGGGGCATCGGCCTCTTCCGCACGATCATCTTCTCTCCGGTCGTCATGCCGGTCGTCGCGTGGGCGCTCGTGTGGAAGTTTCTCCTCCAGCCCGAGGGGCCGATCAACACCGGGCTGGGGCGGCTGGGCGTGGAGGGAGCGAATCTGCTCTTCAACCCCTCCACCGCCCTGTGGACCGTCGTGGTGATCGAGGTCATCAAGGCGGTGGGCCTGAACGCCGTGATCTTCCTCGCCGCCCTGCAAGGAGTGCCGCCCGAACTCCACGAGGCCGCGCGGCTGGACGGGGCGACCCCCGCGCAGGCGTTCCGGCGCATCACGCTGCCGCTGATCTCGCCCACCTTCTTCCTCGTGTTCATCATCACGCTCATCGGGGCGCTGAAACTCTTCACGCCCGTCTACGTCCTCACCGGGGGCGGCCCGGCGGACGCGACGACCACGCTGATCGTGCTGATGTTCAAGCAGGGCTTCCAGTTCTTCGAGTTCGGCTCGGCGAGCGCGGTGGCCGCCGTACTGTTCGTCCTCGTGCTGGCGCTGACGCTCGCGCAGTGGTCGCTGCGGCGGCGGCTGGTGTTCTATGAAGACTGA
- a CDS encoding aminotransferase class V-fold PLP-dependent enzyme, which produces MTDTAPAPLPTAPASAAQRDAHLPLNRRRLIAPGPVEVEPRVLLELAQPQMHHRAPEGVETLQEARRKLALLLGAPYDAVITTSSGTGAFEGALVSLTPEGGRVVNAQAGKFSERWGEMARRLGYDTSIVARPWGDVLDPEEVADAARDAHTLLITHSETSTGALHDLEAVTKAAKALNPDLIVIADCVTSYGVAELRPAEWSVDAIVSGSQKGTATPPGLGFVLFSPEVQARMVKDTGRGFYLDLTRELKGQKAGNTPQTPAINLISALSLALDRLLAVPLEVLWAEKRRQADALIAAGEALGAPTWAPRTTPAVAVLRPPAPLTGRQVSARLAEMGQRALPGQAPHEDAVFRVSTLGYADRYDALGIAGMLEDAFASLGARFTRGAAVRAAWEALG; this is translated from the coding sequence ATGACGGACACCGCCCCCGCCCCCCTCCCGACGGCCCCTGCCTCGGCGGCACAGAGGGACGCCCACCTCCCCCTCAACCGCCGCCGCCTGATCGCCCCCGGCCCGGTGGAGGTCGAGCCGCGCGTGCTCCTCGAACTCGCCCAGCCGCAGATGCACCACCGCGCGCCCGAGGGGGTGGAGACGTTGCAGGAGGCCCGGCGCAAGCTCGCGCTCCTCCTCGGTGCCCCCTACGACGCCGTGATCACCACGAGCAGCGGCACCGGGGCCTTCGAGGGCGCGCTCGTCTCGCTGACCCCCGAGGGCGGCAGGGTCGTCAACGCGCAGGCGGGCAAGTTCTCCGAACGCTGGGGCGAGATGGCGCGGCGGCTCGGCTACGACACGTCCATCGTGGCCCGCCCGTGGGGCGACGTGCTCGACCCGGAGGAGGTGGCCGACGCCGCGCGGGACGCCCACACCCTCCTGATCACCCACTCGGAGACGAGCACGGGTGCCCTGCACGACCTGGAGGCGGTGACAAAGGCGGCAAAGGCGCTCAACCCCGATCTCATCGTCATCGCCGACTGCGTGACGAGCTACGGGGTCGCGGAGCTGCGGCCCGCCGAGTGGAGCGTGGACGCCATCGTGAGCGGCAGCCAGAAGGGGACGGCCACCCCGCCGGGGCTGGGCTTTGTCCTCTTCAGCCCCGAGGTGCAGGCGCGGATGGTGAAGGACACCGGGCGCGGCTTCTACCTCGACCTCACCCGCGAGCTGAAGGGGCAGAAGGCGGGCAACACGCCGCAAACGCCCGCCATCAACCTGATCTCGGCGCTGTCGCTCGCGCTCGACCGCCTCCTCGCCGTGCCGCTGGAGGTGCTGTGGGCCGAGAAGCGGCGGCAGGCGGACGCCCTGATCGCCGCCGGGGAGGCGCTCGGTGCTCCCACGTGGGCACCGCGTACCACGCCCGCCGTCGCCGTGCTGCGGCCCCCCGCGCCCCTCACCGGGCGGCAGGTCAGCGCCCGCCTCGCCGAGATGGGCCAGCGTGCTCTGCCCGGTCAGGCCCCCCACGAGGACGCCGTGTTCCGCGTCTCCACCCTGGGCTACGCCGACCGCTACGACGCTCTGGGCATCGCGGGGATGCTGGAGGACGCCTTCGCCAGTCTCGGCGCGCGCTTCACGCGGGGCGCGGCGGTGCGGGCGGCGTGGGAGGCGCTGGGGTAG
- a CDS encoding SDR family NAD(P)-dependent oxidoreductase, which translates to MTVTGGTLVIGATGGIGAAVARAFADSPPLTLAGRHGEKLAALAADLGAGARPVDAGFESHVRTLFEGVDGLQTIVYAAGAALPHPLAEADALKVRSVWNANYFGVLWTLKYGLPRLAGDGRLYVIGARPELVTVRGFSQYAASKAAVARLLEVARLEARGKTLTLVLPPAVDTGLWTQVGRVPRGALAPEAVADALRADRSGLGLEELRVG; encoded by the coding sequence ATGACGGTCACGGGGGGCACGCTGGTCATCGGGGCAACGGGTGGGATTGGGGCGGCGGTGGCGCGGGCGTTCGCGGACTCGCCGCCCCTGACGCTGGCGGGACGGCATGGGGAAAAGCTGGCGGCCCTCGCCGCCGACCTCGGGGCCGGGGCGCGCCCGGTGGACGCCGGCTTCGAGAGCCATGTGCGGACGCTGTTCGAGGGGGTGGACGGCCTCCAGACCATCGTCTACGCCGCCGGGGCGGCCCTGCCCCACCCGCTCGCGGAGGCGGACGCGTTGAAAGTGCGCTCGGTGTGGAACGCGAACTACTTCGGGGTGCTGTGGACGCTTAAATACGGGCTGCCCCGGCTGGCGGGGGATGGGAGACTGTACGTGATCGGTGCCCGGCCCGAACTCGTCACCGTGCGCGGCTTTTCTCAGTACGCGGCGAGCAAGGCCGCCGTCGCCCGCCTGCTGGAGGTCGCCCGGCTGGAGGCAAGGGGCAAGACGCTGACGCTCGTGCTGCCGCCCGCCGTGGACACGGGGCTGTGGACGCAGGTGGGCCGGGTGCCGCGCGGTGCCCTCGCCCCGGAGGCGGTGGCCGACGCCCTGCGCGCCGACCGCTCCGGGCTGGGGTTGGAGGAACTGCGGGTGGGATGA
- a CDS encoding ABC transporter substrate-binding protein yields the protein MNRCGLAVSLSVLLAASLADAQQVNLRFSTWAGGEGLALLQQLAREYGTQNPGVNVTVEVTPFADYARKVAVQLASGDGPDVGWLAEQSVPTFLASRSLRDLSGLTAERAFNVADFPVSALSLWRQGRAVYGVPFSNSPQVLFYNKDLFRQSVVVDPLRQYSRGTWDYAAFRTAAKTITDRTDAYGARIMRLDVKAWNSGTLGVLWSHGGNAFDSNLKCALNSPGSVRAFQLMYDMTFRDGSLPRPGDQTTFQSGRLGMYIDNVSFSAQLGDAAFKWGVAPLPKGPAGRVTQLGQAGYVVFARSQSPNEAQAFLRFLASPAVMARTAKFFPPPRKSVLNSRAYLSSNPAIPTAELRTALVNQLPSARVFRTGENFLRANDVIASGIERLYQPGANVGNVLNDLCRQLDGL from the coding sequence ATGAACCGATGTGGTCTGGCCGTCAGCCTCTCCGTCCTGCTCGCCGCCTCCCTCGCGGACGCGCAACAGGTCAACTTGCGTTTCTCCACCTGGGCGGGCGGTGAGGGGCTGGCCCTCCTCCAGCAGCTCGCGCGGGAATACGGCACGCAGAATCCCGGCGTGAACGTCACGGTGGAGGTCACGCCCTTCGCCGACTACGCGCGCAAGGTCGCCGTGCAACTTGCCTCGGGTGACGGCCCCGACGTGGGCTGGCTGGCCGAACAGAGCGTGCCGACCTTCCTGGCGAGCCGTTCGCTGCGGGACCTCAGCGGCCTGACGGCGGAGCGGGCCTTCAACGTCGCGGACTTCCCGGTCAGCGCCCTGAGTCTGTGGCGGCAGGGGCGGGCGGTGTACGGGGTGCCCTTCTCCAACTCGCCGCAGGTGTTGTTCTACAACAAGGACCTCTTCCGGCAATCCGTCGTGGTGGACCCGCTGCGGCAGTACAGCCGGGGAACGTGGGACTACGCGGCCTTCCGCACGGCGGCCAAGACCATCACCGACAGGACCGACGCCTACGGGGCACGCATCATGCGGCTGGACGTGAAGGCGTGGAACAGCGGCACGCTCGGGGTGCTGTGGTCGCACGGGGGCAACGCCTTCGACAGCAACCTGAAGTGCGCGCTCAACTCGCCCGGCAGCGTGCGGGCCTTCCAACTGATGTACGACATGACCTTCCGGGACGGCTCGCTGCCCCGACCCGGCGACCAGACGACCTTCCAGAGCGGGCGGCTGGGCATGTACATCGACAACGTGAGCTTCAGCGCGCAGCTTGGCGACGCCGCCTTCAAGTGGGGTGTCGCGCCGCTGCCGAAGGGTCCGGCGGGCCGGGTGACGCAGCTCGGACAGGCCGGATATGTAGTCTTCGCCCGCTCGCAGTCCCCGAACGAGGCGCAGGCGTTCCTGCGTTTCCTCGCCTCGCCCGCCGTGATGGCGCGCACCGCCAAGTTCTTCCCGCCGCCCCGCAAGAGCGTGCTGAACAGCCGGGCCTACCTGAGCAGCAACCCGGCCATCCCCACCGCCGAACTGCGGACGGCCCTCGTCAACCAGCTTCCGAGCGCGCGCGTGTTCCGCACGGGCGAGAACTTCCTGCGGGCCAACGACGTGATCGCCAGCGGCATCGAGCGGCTGTACCAGCCCGGCGCGAACGTAGGGAACGTGCTCAACGACCTCTGCCGCCAATTGGACGGGCTGTGA
- a CDS encoding FAD-dependent oxidoreductase, whose amino-acid sequence MRIVVVGGVAAGMSAASRARRQSGDARITVFERGDWVSYGACGLPYVIGGEVESFERLVARTPAQLGERGIDVRLRHEVTGVDAGAGTVTVRDRDGGETITEPYDRLLIATGVNAVRPDWANTDLRGVHVLRDLPDGQAIEESVKEAKRACIVGGGYIGLELAETLTTRGLSVTLLERGPEVAGRMLDVPLQRRVRAEVERCGVEVRCGTTVLGLTGEGGRVTGVETDGGRVPADLVIVAVGVKPSTDLARAAGVRLGETGAVAANDRQETGVEGIYAAGDNTESLHRVTGRPVHIPLGLTANRMGRVAGVNMAGGDAQFPGIVGTGIFKTFDLGVARTGLTHAEAEHAGLDAISVDVDSTDHAGYYRDAAPIHVRLTAERGTNRLLGAQLLGRTTSVKRVDVVAALLHGGGTVQDLFELDLAYAPPFSSVWDVLLVAADRAGRRLCGE is encoded by the coding sequence ATGCGAATCGTGGTGGTGGGTGGAGTGGCGGCGGGCATGAGCGCGGCGAGCCGGGCGCGGCGGCAGAGCGGCGACGCCCGTATCACGGTGTTCGAGCGGGGCGACTGGGTGAGCTACGGCGCGTGCGGCCTGCCCTACGTCATCGGCGGCGAGGTCGAGAGCTTCGAGCGGCTGGTGGCCCGCACCCCGGCGCAACTCGGCGAGCGGGGCATCGACGTGCGGTTGCGCCACGAGGTCACGGGCGTGGACGCGGGGGCAGGCACCGTCACCGTGCGGGACCGGGACGGCGGGGAGACGATCACCGAACCCTACGACCGCCTCCTGATCGCCACGGGGGTCAACGCCGTGCGCCCCGATTGGGCCAACACGGACCTCCGGGGCGTCCACGTCCTGCGCGACCTTCCCGACGGGCAGGCCATCGAGGAGAGCGTGAAGGAGGCCAAACGTGCCTGCATCGTGGGCGGCGGCTATATCGGGCTGGAGCTGGCCGAGACGCTGACCACGCGCGGCCTGAGCGTCACGCTGCTGGAGAGGGGGCCGGAGGTCGCGGGCCGGATGCTCGACGTGCCCCTCCAGCGCCGGGTCCGCGCCGAGGTCGAGCGGTGCGGGGTGGAGGTGCGCTGCGGCACGACCGTCCTGGGCCTCACGGGCGAGGGGGGCCGGGTGACGGGCGTGGAGACGGACGGGGGCCGCGTCCCCGCCGACCTCGTGATCGTGGCGGTGGGAGTGAAGCCCAGCACGGACCTCGCGCGGGCGGCGGGCGTCCGACTCGGGGAGACGGGGGCCGTCGCCGCGAACGACCGCCAGGAGACGGGCGTGGAGGGTATCTACGCGGCGGGCGACAACACCGAGAGCCTGCACCGGGTCACGGGCCGCCCGGTCCACATCCCCCTCGGCCTGACCGCCAACCGCATGGGCCGCGTGGCGGGCGTGAACATGGCGGGCGGGGACGCGCAGTTTCCCGGCATCGTCGGCACGGGCATCTTCAAGACCTTCGACCTAGGGGTGGCCCGCACCGGCCTCACCCACGCGGAGGCCGAGCACGCCGGGCTGGACGCCATCAGCGTGGACGTGGACAGCACCGACCACGCCGGGTACTACCGGGACGCGGCACCCATCCACGTGCGCCTCACCGCCGAGCGCGGCACGAACCGTCTGCTGGGCGCGCAACTGCTGGGCCGAACCACGAGCGTCAAGCGGGTGGACGTGGTGGCCGCCCTTCTCCACGGCGGGGGCACCGTGCAGGACCTCTTCGAGCTGGACCTCGCCTACGCGCCGCCCTTCTCCAGCGTGTGGGACGTGCTGCTCGTCGCGGCGGACAGGGCGGGCCGGAGGCTGTGCGGGGAATGA
- the ruvA gene encoding Holliday junction branch migration protein RuvA, with translation MIAYLSGVVREVRDSSAVIVAGGVGYEVFCPASTLGKLAVEAPAELNIRHVIREDAQLLFGFTDADSLRLFDLLTGVSGVGPKLGLALLSAMPVSAVAQGLLTGDVKLLSSVSGVGKKTAERLVLELQNKVPDHLAAPTTATGQRVAPVHSTAGRDAIEALLALGFREGQVRGVVAELLAADPAQTADALIRKGLGKLR, from the coding sequence GTGATTGCTTACCTGAGTGGCGTGGTGCGCGAGGTGCGCGACTCCAGCGCCGTGATCGTCGCGGGGGGCGTGGGGTACGAGGTCTTCTGCCCGGCCTCGACCCTGGGAAAACTGGCGGTGGAGGCCCCGGCGGAACTGAATATCCGGCATGTCATTCGTGAGGACGCCCAGCTCCTCTTCGGCTTCACCGACGCGGACAGCCTGCGCCTCTTCGACCTGCTGACGGGCGTGAGCGGCGTGGGACCGAAGCTGGGGCTGGCGCTGCTCTCCGCCATGCCCGTCTCGGCGGTCGCGCAGGGCCTCCTGACGGGGGACGTGAAGCTCCTCTCCAGCGTCTCCGGCGTGGGCAAGAAGACCGCCGAGCGGCTGGTCCTCGAACTCCAGAACAAGGTGCCCGACCACCTCGCCGCACCGACGACGGCGACCGGGCAGAGGGTGGCTCCAGTCCACAGCACGGCGGGCCGCGACGCCATCGAGGCGCTGCTCGCGCTCGGCTTCCGGGAGGGGCAGGTGCGGGGCGTGGTGGCCGAACTCCTCGCCGCCGACCCCGCGCAGACCGCCGACGCCCTCATCCGCAAGGGGCTGGGGAAACTCCGTTGA
- a CDS encoding low temperature requirement protein A yields MTPDGEQDGMEIEEGPPGDAPDFDGENAPALGDGQDEGEGPSEQRVTWLELFFDLIFVTAFDQLAKRLGDAPTGHNLLVFGLMFAAVWWAWAGNTTFAARYGNDSRAYRWGTLVQLFTLGTLTLTLRGDLSDTGMAFGLAYTANRLVLVGMYLLTLRSHPESAAFARGQVLGFGGAALFWFASAFLQGGAELLAWGVALVIDVLTPILGRDRQRAALPHQEHLPERVGLLQIIALGGIVTEVVAGSRQQELRWFEQAPALLALVTAVGMWRLYFDQARALPVLAAHRAGRVGSLLAWLYGHLPFTLSVVMLAVGFGHGISDEDGARDAVNRQLVAWPLAGAALTLLFLRCNVLYVAGRRLLDPSVVAIAVAAAASVSLAFMPLDTLATHAAACAIVLGAALVTARDPATHRLGKMEEELGASGTPV; encoded by the coding sequence TTGACGCCCGACGGCGAGCAGGACGGCATGGAGATCGAGGAGGGGCCGCCGGGCGACGCGCCGGATTTTGACGGGGAGAACGCGCCCGCATTGGGAGACGGGCAGGACGAGGGCGAGGGTCCCTCCGAGCAGCGCGTCACGTGGCTCGAACTCTTCTTCGACCTGATCTTCGTGACCGCCTTCGATCAGCTCGCCAAGCGGCTGGGGGACGCGCCCACGGGCCACAACCTGCTCGTGTTCGGGCTGATGTTCGCGGCGGTGTGGTGGGCGTGGGCGGGCAACACGACCTTCGCCGCCCGCTATGGCAACGACAGCCGCGCCTACCGCTGGGGCACGCTGGTGCAGCTCTTCACCCTGGGCACCCTCACCCTCACCCTGCGCGGCGACCTCAGCGACACGGGGATGGCCTTCGGCCTCGCCTACACGGCCAACCGCCTCGTTCTGGTGGGGATGTACCTCCTGACCCTGCGGAGTCACCCGGAGAGTGCGGCCTTCGCGCGGGGGCAGGTGCTCGGCTTCGGGGGGGCGGCCCTGTTCTGGTTCGCCAGCGCCTTCCTTCAGGGCGGGGCGGAATTGCTGGCGTGGGGGGTGGCACTCGTTATCGACGTGCTGACGCCCATCCTGGGCCGGGACCGCCAGCGCGCGGCCCTGCCGCACCAGGAGCACCTGCCCGAGCGGGTCGGCCTTCTCCAGATCATCGCGCTGGGCGGCATCGTCACCGAGGTCGTGGCGGGGAGCCGCCAGCAGGAGCTGCGCTGGTTCGAGCAGGCCCCGGCGCTGCTCGCGCTCGTGACCGCCGTGGGAATGTGGCGGCTGTACTTCGACCAGGCCCGCGCCCTGCCCGTCCTCGCGGCGCACCGGGCCGGTCGGGTCGGCTCGCTGCTCGCGTGGCTGTACGGGCACCTGCCCTTTACCCTCAGCGTCGTGATGCTCGCGGTGGGCTTCGGCCACGGCATCTCTGACGAGGACGGTGCCCGCGACGCCGTGAACCGCCAGCTCGTCGCCTGGCCGCTCGCCGGGGCGGCCCTCACCCTGCTCTTCTTGCGCTGCAACGTCCTGTACGTCGCCGGACGCCGCCTCCTCGATCCCAGCGTCGTCGCCATCGCTGTGGCCGCCGCCGCCAGCGTCTCGCTCGCCTTCATGCCGCTGGACACCCTCGCCACCCACGCCGCCGCCTGCGCCATCGTCCTCGGGGCCGCGCTCGTCACCGCACGCGACCCGGCGACGCACCGGCTGGGGAAGATGGAGGAGGAGCTGGGGGCGAGCGGGACGCCGGTGTAG
- a CDS encoding phosphotransferase, whose product MTQNIRATVRAVIAHADGQRVAAVGGALPVAVAGDNTFVGYGLADAFPTLAPWLAPLRRLHFARLPNAPDGTWEREAVWQLDALHELTGANWVLPEELPEEEQAWAQAALSPAPAHRPAFARVGWAAGALAWLDEELREQGLTRAGMPDPLKHWGISALWRVPLRAGPDGDVGPVYLKAVPAFFAREVPATCVLSREVPGAAPPVLAADEGRGMLLLRHAGDVPDEGDDGITLAVHLARVQRASVAVVPELRARGIPEHGPAWVASLLPELLREDVLLLGEPEGLTPAEAARLWVLEGRLQEACVRLLASPLPEVAGHGDLHRFNAVRDADGRWTLLDWSDVSVTHPFLDAIPDYLAPDGTSPDVLEAVETAYLSAWTDLLPLPEGRALLRDARLVGEVYRALGYTHGIQPHIEDKEESRTAHLEHLRPLQQSASAAPLPHGHGEMRGTHSP is encoded by the coding sequence ATGACGCAGAACATCCGGGCCACCGTCCGCGCTGTGATCGCCCACGCGGACGGGCAGCGGGTCGCGGCGGTCGGTGGGGCGCTGCCCGTGGCGGTGGCCGGGGACAATACCTTCGTCGGATACGGCCTCGCGGACGCCTTCCCCACTCTCGCGCCGTGGCTGGCCCCGCTGCGGCGGCTACACTTCGCCCGGCTGCCGAACGCGCCGGACGGGACGTGGGAGCGTGAGGCGGTGTGGCAGCTTGACGCCCTGCACGAGCTGACAGGCGCGAATTGGGTTCTCCCGGAGGAATTGCCCGAGGAGGAACAGGCGTGGGCACAGGCCGCCCTCTCCCCCGCCCCGGCTCACCGCCCGGCCTTCGCGCGGGTGGGCTGGGCGGCGGGCGCGCTGGCGTGGCTCGACGAGGAGCTGAGGGAGCAGGGTCTGACCCGCGCCGGGATGCCGGACCCTCTCAAACACTGGGGCATCAGCGCGTTGTGGCGGGTGCCCCTTCGCGCTGGGCCGGACGGGGATGTCGGTCCCGTGTACCTCAAGGCCGTGCCCGCCTTCTTCGCGCGGGAGGTCCCGGCGACGTGCGTACTCTCGCGGGAGGTGCCCGGCGCGGCCCCGCCCGTCCTGGCCGCCGACGAGGGCCGGGGGATGCTGCTGCTACGGCACGCGGGCGACGTGCCCGACGAGGGGGACGACGGCATTACCCTCGCCGTCCACCTCGCGCGGGTGCAGCGGGCGAGCGTGGCGGTGGTGCCCGAATTGCGTGCCCGTGGCATTCCCGAGCACGGTCCGGCGTGGGTGGCCTCGCTCCTCCCAGAACTCTTGCGCGAGGACGTGCTGCTCCTCGGTGAGCCGGAGGGCCTGACCCCCGCCGAGGCCGCGCGGCTCTGGGTGCTGGAGGGCCGCCTCCAGGAGGCGTGCGTGCGCCTGCTCGCCTCGCCGCTGCCGGAGGTGGCCGGGCACGGCGACCTGCACCGCTTCAACGCCGTGCGGGACGCGGACGGGCGCTGGACCCTGCTCGACTGGTCGGACGTGAGCGTGACCCACCCCTTCCTCGACGCGATTCCCGATTACCTTGCGCCCGACGGAACCTCCCCCGACGTACTGGAGGCGGTGGAGACGGCGTACCTCTCGGCCTGGACGGACCTCCTCCCCCTGCCGGAGGGGCGGGCGCTACTGCGGGACGCGCGGCTGGTCGGCGAGGTGTACCGGGCGCTGGGCTACACGCACGGCATCCAGCCCCACATCGAGGACAAGGAGGAGTCGCGGACGGCGCACCTGGAGCACCTACGCCCACTCCAGCAGTCGGCGAGCGCCGCTCCCCTGCCACACGGTCACGGGGAGATGAGGGGGACACACTCGCCTTGA
- a CDS encoding recombinase family protein: protein MRSIQVLEAPFAQVTRLIADGCQAVYIETSSGDHLERPVLHRAVESLRRGDVLVVGDSDRLSRNLFQTDIILGRLQQKGATLHLLEVDRATASTPGP, encoded by the coding sequence GTGAGGTCAATTCAGGTTCTGGAGGCACCCTTCGCGCAGGTGACCCGGCTGATCGCCGATGGCTGTCAGGCCGTCTATATCGAGACCAGCAGCGGCGATCATCTGGAACGCCCGGTTCTTCACCGGGCCGTGGAGAGCCTCAGACGGGGGGACGTGCTCGTGGTCGGCGACAGCGACCGCCTGAGCCGCAACCTGTTCCAGACGGACATCATCCTGGGGCGGCTGCAACAGAAAGGAGCCACCCTGCATCTGTTGGAGGTGGACAGGGCCACGGCGTCCACCCCCGGTCCCTGA